From Solanum lycopersicum chromosome 8, SLM_r2.1, the proteins below share one genomic window:
- the FKBP13 gene encoding peptidyl-prolyl cis-trans isomerase FKBP13, chloroplastic, with product MNSIPFSIVTYIPSKQPLLHCTKTSQTTTDPIPHFIKSSILSSSSKSVNKLAEKISPLPSSFSRRETLSACGLGFSAVLFEALLQPQSNIEAIAEEAAATECEFTVTPSGLAYCDKAVGYGPEAVKGQLIKAHYVGKLENGKVFDSSYNRGKPLTFRVGVGEVIKGWDQGILGGDGFPPMLTGGKRKLKIPPELGYGIRGAGCRGGTCIIPPDSVLLFDVEFVGKA from the exons ATGAATTCCATTCCTTTCTCCATTGTTACATACATACCTTCAAAGCAGCCATTGTTACACTGTACCAAAACTTCCCAAACAACAACAGATCCAATTCCACATTTTATCAAATCCTCAATACTCTCGTCTTCTTCGAAATCTGTGAATAAACTCGCAGAAAAAATTAGTCCATTGCCTTCTTCGTTCAGTAGAAGAGAAACCCTAAGTGCTTGCGGTTTGGGTTTTTCGGCGGTTTTGTTCGAGGCTCTTTTGCAGCCACAGTCGAATATTGAAGCAATTGCTGAAGAAGCTGCAGCTACGGAATGTGAGTTCACAGTTACACCTTCAGGTCTTGCTTATTGTGATAAAGCTGTAGGTTATGGACCTGAAGCTGTTAAAGGACAATTGATCAAG GCACATTATGTAGGTAAACTGGAAAATGGGAAGGTCTTCGATAGCAGCTATAATCGTGGAAAGCCTCTTACATTTCGCGTTGGTGTTGGCGAG GTTATTAAAGGTTGGGATCAGGGAATTCTAGGAGGTGATGGTTTTCCTCCAATGCTAACTG GAGGAAAGCGTAAACTGAAGATTCCTCCAGAACTTGGATATGGGATAAGAGGAGCTGGCTGCAGAGGAG GTACGTGCATTATTCCTCCAGACTCAGTTCTACTGTTCGATGTGGAGTTCGTTGGCAAGGCGTAG
- the LOC101268413 gene encoding zinc finger protein CONSTANS-LIKE 4-like: MVAESWSTTAKRCDACKATPSTVFCKADMAFLCLTCDSKIHAANKLASRHARVWVCEVCEHAPASVTCKADAAALCTTCDQDIHSANPLARRHERIPVVPFYDSASASSSRGAAADGNDDPQQHDDDTEEEEAEAESWLLQAPSTNNNTQGIEYKSVEYLFSDVDPYVEMDIIADQKPSNDIAQLHNQEEYKEDCVVPHVQNNKNDIQLQGPVVDGYPTYEIDFSGGSKPFMYNFTSQSISQSVSSSSMEVGVVPDHNTMTDVSNTFVRNSAIDGLPNPVSSLDRKARVLRYREKRKNRKFEKTIRYASRKAYAETRPRIKGRFAKRTENEVGDSLVASDASYGVVPSF; the protein is encoded by the exons ATGGTGGCGGAGAGTTGGAGCACGACGGCGAAACGCTGCGACGCCTGCAAAGCGACGCCGTCCACGGTGTTCTGCAAGGCGGACATGGCTTTTCTCTGCTTAACTTGTGACTCCAAAATCCACGCTGCAAACAAACTCGCGTCGAGGCACGCGCGCGTCTGGGTCTGCGAAGTGTGCGAGCACGCGCCGGCGAGCGTCACGTGTAAGGCCGACGCCGCCGCACTCTGCACCACCTGCGACCAAGACATCCACTCCGCCAATCCCTTAGCTCGCCGGCACGAACGGATTCCCGTAGTTCCATTCTACGACTCCGCCTCCGCCAGCTCTTCTCGTGGTGCTGCTGCGGACGGAAATGATGATCCGCAGCAGCACGACGATGACACGGAAGAAGAAGAAGCGGAGGCGGAGTCGTGGCTACTTCAAGCGCCGAGCACTAATAATAATACTCAAGGAATTGAGTATAAATCTGTGGAGTATTTGTTCAGCGATGTGGATCCGTACGTGGAAATGGATATAATTGCAGATCAGAAACCTAGTAATGATATAGCTCAGCTTCATAATCAAGAGGAGTATAAAGAAGATTGTGTTGTACCTCACGTACAAAACAACAAGAATGATATCCAATTACAAGGCCCAGTTGTTGATGGATACCCAACTtatgaaattgatttttctGGTGGATCTAAACCTTTCATGTACAACTTCACCTCTCAATCCATTAGCCAAAGT GTCTCTTCATCATCAATGGAAGTTGGAGTTGTGCCTGATCATAACACGATGACAGATGTATCAAACACATTTGTTAGAAACTCCGCCATTGACGGACTACCTAACCCAGTTTCGAGTTTAGACAGAAAAGCAAGAGTATTAAGGTATAGAGAGAAGAGAAAGAATAGAAAATTCGAGAAGACTATACGATATGCTTCTAGAAAGGCCTATGCTGAGACTCGACCTCGAATCAAAGGGAGATTTGCGAAGCGTACGGAGAACGAAGTGGGAGACTCACTCGTTGCCTCCGACGCTTCGTACGGCGTCGTTCCATCGTTTTGA
- the FKBP13 gene encoding peptidyl-prolyl cis-trans isomerase FKBP13, chloroplastic isoform X1 — protein MKPIRGKIFIGGNKFTSLLHLCPLSFLSVLKILCLVEMNSIPFSIVTYIPSKQPLLHCTKTSQTTTDPIPHFIKSSILSSSSKSVNKLAEKISPLPSSFSRRETLSACGLGFSAVLFEALLQPQSNIEAIAEEAAATECEFTVTPSGLAYCDKAVGYGPEAVKGQLIKAHYVGKLENGKVFDSSYNRGKPLTFRVGVGEVIKGWDQGILGGDGFPPMLTGGKRKLKIPPELGYGIRGAGCRGGTCIIPPDSVLLFDVEFVGKA, from the exons ATGAAACCTATAAggggaaaaatatttattggtgGAAATAAATTCACTTCTCTTCTCCACTTGTGTCCATTGTCTTTCTTATCTGTTCTAAAAATTCTCTGTTTGGTGGAAATGAATTCCATTCCTTTCTCCATTGTTACATACATACCTTCAAAGCAGCCATTGTTACACTGTACCAAAACTTCCCAAACAACAACAGATCCAATTCCACATTTTATCAAATCCTCAATACTCTCGTCTTCTTCGAAATCTGTGAATAAACTCGCAGAAAAAATTAGTCCATTGCCTTCTTCGTTCAGTAGAAGAGAAACCCTAAGTGCTTGCGGTTTGGGTTTTTCGGCGGTTTTGTTCGAGGCTCTTTTGCAGCCACAGTCGAATATTGAAGCAATTGCTGAAGAAGCTGCAGCTACGGAATGTGAGTTCACAGTTACACCTTCAGGTCTTGCTTATTGTGATAAAGCTGTAGGTTATGGACCTGAAGCTGTTAAAGGACAATTGATCAAG GCACATTATGTAGGTAAACTGGAAAATGGGAAGGTCTTCGATAGCAGCTATAATCGTGGAAAGCCTCTTACATTTCGCGTTGGTGTTGGCGAG GTTATTAAAGGTTGGGATCAGGGAATTCTAGGAGGTGATGGTTTTCCTCCAATGCTAACTG GAGGAAAGCGTAAACTGAAGATTCCTCCAGAACTTGGATATGGGATAAGAGGAGCTGGCTGCAGAGGAG GTACGTGCATTATTCCTCCAGACTCAGTTCTACTGTTCGATGTGGAGTTCGTTGGCAAGGCGTAG